Proteins encoded together in one Bacteroides ovatus window:
- the lpxA gene encoding acyl-ACP--UDP-N-acetylglucosamine O-acyltransferase, giving the protein MISPLAYIHPEAKIGENVEIAPFVFIDKNVVIGDNNKIMANANILYGSRIGNGNTIFPGAVIGAIPQDLKFRGEESTAEIGDNNLIRENVTINRGTAAKGRTIVGNNNLLMEGVHVAHDALVGNGCIIGNSTKMAGEIVIDDNAIVSANVLMHQFCHVGSHVMIQGGCRFSKDIPPYIIAGREPIAFSGINIIGLRRRGFSNEVIENIHNAYRIIYQSGLNTTEALKKIEDEFEKSPEIDYIVNFIRNSERGIIK; this is encoded by the coding sequence ATGATAAGTCCTTTAGCGTATATCCATCCCGAAGCTAAGATTGGGGAAAATGTAGAAATTGCGCCTTTTGTATTTATAGATAAGAACGTAGTTATCGGCGACAACAATAAAATTATGGCTAACGCCAATATTTTATACGGTTCACGTATTGGTAACGGAAACACGATTTTTCCGGGTGCCGTTATCGGAGCCATTCCGCAAGACCTCAAGTTTCGCGGTGAAGAATCGACAGCCGAAATCGGAGATAATAATCTGATTCGTGAAAATGTAACAATCAACCGTGGTACGGCAGCTAAAGGGCGCACGATTGTGGGAAATAACAATTTATTGATGGAGGGTGTACACGTAGCACACGACGCATTGGTTGGTAACGGATGTATCATCGGTAACTCTACCAAGATGGCAGGCGAAATCGTCATTGATGATAACGCGATTGTCAGTGCCAATGTATTGATGCATCAATTCTGTCATGTAGGCAGTCATGTAATGATTCAGGGCGGATGCCGTTTCAGTAAAGATATTCCTCCTTACATCATTGCAGGACGCGAACCAATCGCTTTCAGCGGAATCAATATCATCGGCTTGCGCCGTCGTGGTTTCTCCAATGAAGTGATCGAAAATATTCACAATGCATATCGTATCATTTACCAAAGTGGTTTGAACACGACGGAAGCATTGAAAAAAATAGAAGATGAATTCGAAAAGAGCCCGGAAATTGACTATATCGTCAATTTCATCCGTAATTCAGAACGTGGTATTATTAAATAA
- a CDS encoding bifunctional UDP-3-O-[3-hydroxymyristoyl] N-acetylglucosamine deacetylase/3-hydroxyacyl-ACP dehydratase has product MLKQKTLKDSFSLSGKGLHTGLDLTVTFNPAPDNHGYKIQRIDVEGQPTIDAVADNVTETTRGTVLSKNGVKVSTIEHGMAALYALGIDNCLIQVNGPEFPILDGSAQYYVQEIERVGTVEQNAVKDFYIIKSKIEFRDETTGSSIIVLPDENFSLNVLVSYDSTIIPNQFATLEDMHNFKDEVAASRTFVFVREIEPLLSAGLIKGGDLDNAIVIYERKMSQESFDKLADVMGVPHMDADQLGYINHKPLVWPNECARHKLLDVIGDLALIGKPIKGRIIATRPGHTINNKFARQMRKEIRLHEIQAPSYDCNREPIMDVNRIRELLPHRYPFQLVDKVIEIGANYIVGIKNITANEPFFQGHFPQEPVMPGVLQVEAMAQVGGLLVLNSVDDPERYSTYFMKIDGVKFRQKVVPGDTIIFRVELLAPIRRGISTMKGYAFVGEKVVCEAEFMAQIVKNK; this is encoded by the coding sequence ATGCTGAAACAAAAAACGCTGAAAGATAGCTTTTCACTGAGCGGGAAAGGTCTTCACACTGGACTTGATCTCACTGTAACATTCAATCCAGCTCCGGACAATCATGGATATAAAATCCAACGCATTGACGTAGAAGGACAACCAACTATCGACGCAGTAGCCGACAATGTAACAGAAACCACCCGTGGTACTGTATTGTCGAAAAATGGAGTCAAAGTAAGCACCATTGAACATGGTATGGCAGCCCTTTACGCATTGGGCATTGATAACTGCCTGATCCAAGTTAACGGACCGGAATTTCCTATTTTAGATGGTAGTGCACAATATTACGTACAAGAAATAGAACGTGTAGGAACAGTAGAGCAAAATGCCGTCAAAGACTTTTATATTATCAAGTCTAAAATTGAGTTCCGGGATGAAACGACTGGTTCTTCTATTATTGTACTACCTGACGAGAATTTCAGTCTGAATGTACTGGTTTCTTACGATTCGACTATTATCCCGAATCAGTTTGCTACCCTTGAAGATATGCATAATTTCAAAGACGAAGTGGCTGCCAGCCGTACTTTCGTCTTTGTTCGTGAAATAGAGCCTTTGCTCTCCGCCGGATTGATTAAAGGTGGTGACCTGGACAATGCGATCGTAATCTACGAACGCAAGATGTCACAGGAAAGCTTCGATAAGTTGGCAGATGTGATGGGAGTACCTCACATGGATGCCGATCAATTAGGCTATATCAATCACAAACCGTTAGTTTGGCCCAATGAATGTGCCCGTCACAAACTGCTGGATGTCATTGGTGACCTCGCTTTAATTGGCAAACCGATTAAAGGCCGTATCATCGCTACTCGTCCGGGACACACCATCAACAATAAATTTGCCCGTCAGATGCGGAAAGAAATCCGTCTACACGAAATACAGGCACCAAGTTACGACTGTAACCGTGAGCCGATAATGGATGTAAACCGTATCCGCGAATTGTTGCCGCACCGCTATCCTTTCCAACTGGTGGACAAAGTAATTGAAATTGGTGCCAACTACATTGTAGGTATTAAAAACATCACAGCCAACGAACCTTTCTTTCAGGGACATTTTCCACAGGAGCCCGTTATGCCGGGAGTACTTCAAGTGGAAGCAATGGCACAAGTCGGAGGCTTGCTCGTCTTGAATTCTGTCGATGATCCAGAACGTTATTCTACCTATTTCATGAAAATAGACGGAGTGAAATTCCGCCAGAAAGTAGTGCCGGGAGATACAATCATCTTTCGCGTAGAACTGCTGGCACCTATTCGTCGCGGTATTTCTACCATGAAAGGATATGCGTTTGTCGGCGAGAAAGTTGTTTGCGAAGCAGAGTTCATGGCACAAATAGTAAAAAATAAGTAA
- the pyrF gene encoding orotidine-5'-phosphate decarboxylase: protein MDKQQLFENIKRKKSFLCVGLDTDIKKIPEHLLKEEDPIFAFNKAIIDATADLCIAYKPNLAFYESMGVKGWIAFEKTVKYIKDNYPDQFIIADAKRGDIGNTSAMYARTFFEELDIDSVTVAPYMGEDSVTPFLTYEGKWVILLALTSNKGSHDFQLTEDVNGERLFEKVLRKSQEWAGDDRMMYVVGATQGRAFEDIRKIVPNHFLLVPGVGAQGGSLEEVCKYGMNSTCGLIVNSSRGIIYVDKTEKFAEAARTAAQEVQAQMAEQLKAIL, encoded by the coding sequence ATGGATAAGCAACAATTATTTGAAAACATAAAGCGCAAAAAATCATTCCTTTGTGTAGGACTTGATACTGACATCAAGAAAATCCCGGAACATCTGTTGAAAGAAGAAGATCCGATCTTCGCATTCAACAAAGCAATCATTGACGCGACAGCTGATTTGTGTATCGCCTACAAACCCAATCTGGCTTTCTATGAAAGCATGGGTGTAAAAGGATGGATCGCATTTGAAAAGACAGTAAAATATATCAAAGATAACTATCCGGATCAATTCATCATTGCTGACGCAAAGCGTGGTGACATCGGAAATACTTCTGCAATGTATGCCCGCACATTCTTTGAAGAATTGGATATCGACTCTGTAACAGTAGCCCCCTACATGGGTGAAGACAGCGTTACTCCGTTCCTTACCTACGAAGGCAAATGGGTGATCCTGTTGGCATTGACTTCCAACAAAGGATCTCATGACTTCCAATTGACAGAAGACGTAAACGGCGAACGTCTGTTCGAGAAAGTATTACGCAAATCACAGGAATGGGCTGGCGATGACCGCATGATGTATGTGGTAGGTGCTACTCAAGGACGTGCTTTTGAGGACATCCGCAAGATTGTCCCGAACCATTTCCTTCTCGTACCAGGCGTGGGAGCACAAGGCGGTTCACTCGAAGAAGTTTGCAAATATGGTATGAACAGTACATGCGGATTGATTGTTAACTCGTCGCGTGGTATTATCTACGTAGATAAAACAGAGAAATTTGCAGAAGCTGCCCGCACCGCCGCACAAGAAGTACAAGCACAAATGGCTGAACAACTCAAAGCAATTCTCTGA
- the miaA gene encoding tRNA (adenosine(37)-N6)-dimethylallyltransferase MiaA, translating into MPTLIVLIGPTGVGKTELSLRLAETFQTSIVSADSRQLYAELKIGTAAPTPDQLKRVPHQLVGTLHLTDYYSAAQYETEALDILEKLFTQHEVVILTGGSMMYVDAICKGIDDIPTVDAETRQLMLQKYEEEGLEQLCAELRLLDPEYYRIVDLKNPKRVIHALEICYMTGRTYTSFRTQQKKQRPFRILKIGLTRDREELYDRINRRVDQMMEEGLLEEVRSVLPYRHLNSLNTVGYKELFKYLDGEWELPFAIDKIKQNSRIYSRKQMTWFKRDEEIKWFHPEQETEILAYLRQQINT; encoded by the coding sequence ATGCCTACTCTCATTGTTCTTATAGGTCCTACAGGTGTGGGGAAAACGGAGTTGAGCCTGCGCTTGGCAGAAACATTTCAGACAAGCATTGTATCTGCCGATTCGAGACAGCTTTATGCCGAATTAAAAATAGGCACAGCAGCTCCTACTCCCGATCAACTTAAACGTGTCCCCCATCAACTGGTCGGCACGCTCCACCTCACAGACTATTACAGCGCTGCTCAATACGAAACAGAAGCACTGGATATTCTGGAGAAATTATTCACGCAACACGAAGTAGTGATTCTCACTGGTGGCTCAATGATGTACGTAGACGCTATCTGTAAGGGAATTGACGATATTCCTACCGTTGATGCGGAAACCCGTCAACTCATGCTACAAAAGTATGAAGAGGAAGGCCTTGAACAACTCTGCGCAGAACTTCGCCTGTTAGATCCGGAATATTACCGGATTGTAGATCTGAAGAATCCCAAGCGGGTAATTCATGCGTTGGAGATTTGCTATATGACCGGACGCACTTATACTTCTTTTCGCACCCAACAAAAAAAACAGCGTCCTTTCCGTATTCTGAAAATCGGCCTGACTCGTGATCGGGAAGAACTTTATGACCGTATCAACCGTCGGGTAGACCAGATGATGGAGGAAGGATTATTGGAAGAAGTACGTTCCGTACTTCCCTATCGTCACCTCAATTCACTCAATACAGTAGGCTATAAAGAACTGTTCAAATATCTGGACGGAGAATGGGAACTCCCCTTTGCTATAGACAAAATCAAGCAAAACTCCCGCATTTATTCGCGTAAACAGATGACCTGGTTCAAAAGAGATGAAGAAATAAAATGGTTTCACCCGGAACAAGAAACGGAGATACTAGCGTACCTCCGTCAACAAATCAATACATGA
- a CDS encoding HD domain-containing protein has protein sequence MPYERKIINDPVFGFINIPKGLLYDIVRHPLLQRLTRIKQVGLSSVVYPGAQHTRFQHSLGAFHLMSEAIIQLASKGNFIFDSEAEAVQAAILLHDIGHGPFSHVLEDTIVKGVSHEEISLMLMERMNKEMNGQLSLAIQIFKDEYPKRFLHQLVSGQLDMDRLDYLRRDSFYTGVTEGNIGSARIIKMLDVADDRLVVESKGIYSIENFLTARRLMYWQVYLHKTSVAYEKMLISTLLRAKELASQGVELFASPALRFFLYNDINPTEFYNNPDCLENFIQLDDNDIWTALKVWSTHTDKVLSTLSTGMINRNIFKVEISSEPISEDRKKELTLHISQQLGITLSEANYFVSTPSIEKNMYDPADDSIDIIYKDGTIKNIAEASDMLNISLLSKKVKKYYLCYQRLHR, from the coding sequence ATGCCTTACGAAAGAAAGATAATTAACGACCCCGTATTCGGGTTCATCAATATTCCAAAGGGGTTACTGTACGATATAGTACGGCATCCCCTTTTGCAGCGTCTTACCCGCATCAAGCAAGTAGGATTGTCATCTGTTGTGTACCCCGGTGCACAACATACCCGCTTCCAACACTCCTTAGGTGCTTTTCACCTGATGAGTGAAGCTATCATCCAACTGGCCTCCAAAGGCAATTTTATCTTTGATAGTGAAGCGGAAGCCGTGCAGGCCGCCATCCTGTTGCATGATATAGGACACGGCCCTTTCTCGCATGTACTAGAAGACACGATTGTAAAAGGAGTCTCGCACGAAGAGATTTCTCTCATGTTGATGGAACGGATGAACAAAGAGATGAACGGCCAGCTAAGTCTTGCCATTCAAATCTTCAAGGACGAATATCCGAAACGCTTTCTGCATCAACTCGTAAGCGGTCAGCTGGATATGGACCGACTTGATTATCTTCGCCGCGACAGCTTTTATACAGGCGTAACGGAAGGTAACATCGGCTCTGCCCGAATCATCAAAATGCTTGATGTAGCGGATGACCGTTTGGTTGTCGAATCCAAAGGGATCTATTCTATCGAGAATTTCCTCACGGCACGTCGCCTGATGTACTGGCAAGTATACCTGCATAAGACGTCCGTGGCATACGAAAAGATGCTGATTAGTACTCTCTTGCGTGCCAAAGAACTGGCTTCACAAGGAGTGGAACTATTTGCATCACCCGCATTACGTTTTTTCCTTTACAATGATATCAATCCTACGGAATTCTATAACAACCCCGACTGTCTGGAGAATTTCATCCAGCTGGACGACAACGATATATGGACAGCCTTGAAAGTGTGGAGCACCCACACCGATAAAGTACTTTCCACTTTAAGCACGGGAATGATAAACCGAAATATCTTTAAAGTGGAAATTTCGTCGGAACCTATTAGTGAGGACAGAAAAAAAGAATTAACTTTGCACATCAGCCAACAACTAGGCATAACCCTTTCCGAAGCGAACTATTTTGTCTCTACCCCCAGCATCGAAAAGAATATGTATGACCCGGCAGATGACAGTATTGATATTATCTACAAAGACGGCACTATCAAAAATATTGCCGAAGCATCGGACATGCTGAACATCTCATTATTGTCCAAAAAGGTAAAGAAATACTATCTCTGCTATCAGAGATTACACAGATAA
- a CDS encoding M56 family metallopeptidase, translating into MGVFFIYILKSSVCLVLFYLFFRLLLSKETFHRFNRMALLGVLFFSLLIPCIEVTTRHQVEVQQAVLSIEQLLLMAELEATPANVGAVQETSAISWVQIVLLVYLAGILFLACRNIYSLICLFRLIHSGKHEKLEKGVTLVVHNQEIAPFSWMNYIVISRKDLEENGREILIHEMAHIHHRHSVDLLVADICIFFQWFNPGAWLLKQELQNVHEYEADETVINEGVNAKEYQLLLIKKAVGTRLYSMANSFNHSKLKKRITMMLKEKSNPWARLKYLYVLPLAAIAVTAFARPEISEKMEEISAVKVNDLAEIVQEKVLQDTVKVSKDEKKDDLVVSGVKSKEEEEIVIFEVVEQMPEYPGGMSALQKYLSEKIAGSPMKGKAGGRVMVGFTVAETGKIKDVRVLQSDEASLNQEAERIVSEMPDWIPGKQRGRPVPVKYTVPIRFGNIRFAENKQPLIFADGKEISMDAMEKLDPSTIESISVLKDSTSIKVYGKRGANGVILVNTQRGSKTKIQNKEISFSQKTTSTDAVPDFPVSGTVVDEQGRPKAGVSIIVPNTNHGTITDINGHFSLKAMKDGNLWFSFIGYKPVKASVSSTMNIRMEQEVVDLFPELSGSVKNGNSGFKVNNGVTVHGIKGEEPLVIIDGKETMEKDALSKLAPDHIKSISVLKDKSAQVVYGDKGKNGVIIVEMLTDDEYQARQNKR; encoded by the coding sequence ATGGGAGTTTTCTTCATTTATATATTAAAATCATCTGTTTGTCTTGTTCTGTTTTACCTGTTTTTCCGGTTATTACTTAGCAAGGAAACCTTTCATCGTTTCAATCGTATGGCTTTATTGGGAGTGTTGTTCTTTTCATTACTCATTCCTTGTATCGAAGTAACTACCCGGCATCAGGTTGAAGTGCAGCAGGCTGTGCTCTCCATTGAGCAATTGTTATTGATGGCAGAGTTGGAGGCTACTCCTGCCAATGTCGGTGCAGTGCAGGAGACGTCGGCCATATCTTGGGTACAGATTGTTCTGTTGGTCTATCTGGCGGGTATTCTGTTTCTTGCCTGTCGCAATATCTATTCTTTGATTTGTCTCTTCCGGTTGATACATTCCGGCAAACATGAGAAGTTGGAGAAAGGGGTTACACTTGTGGTGCACAATCAGGAGATAGCTCCGTTCAGTTGGATGAACTATATTGTCATCAGCCGGAAAGACCTGGAGGAAAACGGGAGGGAAATCCTTATTCATGAAATGGCTCATATCCACCATCGTCATTCAGTAGATTTATTGGTGGCGGATATTTGCATCTTTTTCCAATGGTTCAATCCTGGTGCATGGTTGTTGAAACAGGAGTTGCAGAACGTTCACGAATATGAAGCGGACGAGACCGTCATTAATGAGGGTGTAAACGCGAAAGAATATCAACTATTATTGATAAAAAAAGCCGTTGGCACAAGGCTCTACTCTATGGCCAACAGCTTTAATCACAGTAAACTTAAAAAACGTATCACTATGATGTTAAAAGAAAAATCGAATCCGTGGGCACGGTTGAAGTATTTGTATGTACTTCCGTTGGCAGCTATTGCAGTAACTGCTTTTGCCCGTCCTGAAATCTCTGAAAAAATGGAAGAGATTTCTGCTGTCAAAGTTAATGATTTGGCGGAAATTGTGCAAGAAAAGGTGCTGCAAGATACAGTAAAAGTATCTAAAGACGAGAAGAAAGATGATTTGGTGGTGTCCGGCGTGAAATCGAAAGAGGAGGAAGAAATTGTTATTTTTGAGGTTGTAGAGCAGATGCCGGAATATCCTGGTGGTATGAGTGCACTGCAAAAATATCTGTCGGAGAAAATAGCTGGTTCTCCGATGAAGGGTAAAGCGGGCGGTAGAGTGATGGTAGGTTTCACTGTGGCTGAAACCGGGAAGATAAAAGATGTACGTGTACTTCAGTCGGATGAAGCGTCATTAAATCAGGAAGCCGAAAGAATTGTCAGTGAAATGCCGGATTGGATTCCCGGAAAGCAACGAGGCAGACCTGTACCAGTGAAATATACTGTCCCTATAAGATTTGGGAATATCAGATTTGCAGAGAATAAGCAGCCTCTGATTTTTGCTGATGGCAAGGAGATTAGTATGGATGCTATGGAAAAGCTGGACCCGTCAACAATAGAAAGTATATCTGTGTTGAAAGATTCTACTTCGATAAAAGTGTATGGTAAACGGGGTGCGAACGGGGTGATACTTGTGAATACTCAACGAGGCAGTAAGACTAAAATACAGAATAAGGAAATCAGTTTTTCACAAAAAACAACCAGTACGGATGCTGTTCCCGATTTTCCGGTCAGTGGAACTGTTGTTGACGAGCAGGGGCGTCCGAAGGCTGGAGTCAGCATTATTGTGCCTAATACAAATCATGGTACGATAACGGATATAAATGGTCATTTTAGTCTGAAAGCAATGAAAGACGGCAATCTGTGGTTCTCATTTATTGGATATAAGCCAGTAAAAGCTTCTGTATCTTCTACGATGAATATACGAATGGAGCAGGAAGTGGTTGACCTGTTTCCTGAACTTTCAGGCAGTGTGAAAAATGGAAATTCAGGGTTTAAGGTGAATAATGGTGTAACTGTGCATGGGATAAAAGGCGAAGAGCCTTTAGTCATTATAGACGGGAAAGAAACTATGGAGAAAGATGCGTTGTCTAAGCTTGCGCCGGACCATATAAAAAGTATTTCTGTGCTGAAAGATAAATCAGCACAGGTTGTCTACGGAGACAAAGGAAAGAATGGGGTGATTATTGTAGAAATGTTGACGGATGATGAATATCAGGCCCGTCAGAACAAAAGATAA
- the prfA gene encoding peptide chain release factor 1: MADNSTILEKLDGLVARFEEISTLITDPAVIADQKRYVKLTKEYKELDDLMKARKEYIQLLGNIEEAKNILANESDAEMREMAKEEMDNSQERLPVLEEEIKLMLVPADPQDSKNAILEIRGGAGGDEAAIFAGDLFRMYAKFCETKGWKMEVSNANEGTAGGFKEIVCSVTGDNVYGILKYESGVHRVQRVPATETQGRVHTSAASVAVLPEAEEFDVVINEGEIKWDTFRSGGAGGQNVNKVESGVRLRYIWKNPNTGIAEEILIECTETRDQPKNKERALARLRTFIYDKEHQKYIDDIASKRKTMVSTGDRSAKIRTYNYPQGRITDHRINYTIYNLAAFMDGDIQDCIDHLIVAENAERLKESEL; this comes from the coding sequence ATGGCAGACAATAGTACCATACTAGAAAAATTAGACGGACTCGTAGCCCGTTTTGAAGAAATATCTACCCTTATCACAGACCCGGCAGTGATTGCCGACCAGAAACGTTATGTCAAGTTGACTAAAGAATATAAGGAATTAGACGACTTGATGAAAGCAAGGAAAGAATATATCCAATTACTGGGTAATATTGAAGAAGCTAAAAATATCCTTGCCAATGAATCGGACGCTGAAATGCGCGAAATGGCGAAAGAAGAAATGGACAATAGTCAAGAGCGCCTTCCGGTATTGGAAGAAGAAATCAAACTGATGCTTGTCCCTGCCGACCCGCAAGACAGCAAGAACGCTATTCTCGAAATCCGCGGCGGCGCAGGAGGCGACGAAGCAGCTATTTTTGCCGGCGACCTCTTCCGCATGTATGCCAAATTCTGTGAAACCAAAGGTTGGAAAATGGAAGTCTCCAATGCGAACGAAGGAACAGCCGGCGGATTCAAAGAAATTGTTTGTAGTGTGACAGGCGATAATGTATACGGAATTTTAAAATACGAATCGGGAGTACACCGCGTACAGCGTGTTCCTGCGACGGAAACGCAAGGACGTGTTCACACTTCAGCCGCATCCGTGGCCGTGCTTCCTGAAGCAGAAGAGTTCGATGTAGTCATCAACGAAGGAGAAATCAAATGGGACACTTTCCGAAGCGGCGGTGCCGGCGGACAGAATGTAAACAAGGTAGAATCCGGAGTACGTCTGCGCTATATCTGGAAGAACCCGAACACCGGTATTGCCGAAGAAATCCTTATCGAATGTACCGAGACACGCGACCAGCCGAAAAATAAAGAGCGCGCCTTGGCCCGTCTCCGTACTTTTATCTACGACAAAGAACATCAGAAATATATCGATGACATTGCCTCCAAACGTAAGACAATGGTATCTACCGGAGACCGTTCAGCCAAAATACGAACTTACAACTATCCCCAGGGACGTATCACCGACCACCGCATCAACTATACAATCTATAATCTGGCAGCCTTCATGGACGGGGATATCCAGGATTGTATCGACCACCTGATCGTAGCGGAAAATGCAGAACGCCTGAAAGAAAGCGAACTTTAG
- a CDS encoding IS1096 element passenger TnpR family protein — translation MIYRFTIISDEVDDFVREIQIDPEATFYDFHEAILKSVGYANDQMTSFFICDDDWEKEKEVTLEEMDDNPEMDSWVMKETTISELVEDEKQKLLYVFDYMTERCFFIELSEIITGKDMNGAKCTKKSGDAPKQTVDFEEMTATGGSLDLDENFYGDQDFDMEDFDQEGFDIGGDTSSPYEEEKF, via the coding sequence ATGATATACAGATTTACTATCATATCTGATGAAGTTGACGATTTTGTCAGAGAAATACAAATTGACCCGGAAGCAACTTTTTATGACTTCCATGAAGCAATACTGAAATCAGTAGGGTACGCAAACGACCAGATGACTTCTTTCTTTATCTGCGATGACGACTGGGAAAAAGAAAAAGAAGTAACCTTGGAAGAAATGGACGACAATCCGGAAATGGATAGCTGGGTGATGAAAGAAACTACTATCAGCGAATTGGTAGAAGATGAAAAACAGAAACTGTTATATGTATTCGATTACATGACAGAACGTTGTTTCTTCATCGAACTATCCGAAATTATCACCGGAAAAGATATGAATGGTGCCAAATGTACCAAGAAATCAGGAGATGCTCCCAAACAAACGGTAGACTTTGAAGAAATGACCGCTACCGGAGGTTCTCTTGATCTGGATGAAAACTTCTATGGAGACCAGGACTTCGACATGGAAGACTTCGATCAGGAAGGATTTGACATAGGTGGTGACACTAGCAGCCCATACGAAGAAGAAAAATTTTAA
- the lpxD gene encoding UDP-3-O-(3-hydroxymyristoyl)glucosamine N-acyltransferase yields MEFSAKQIAAFIQGEIIGDENATVHTFAKIEEGMPGAISFLSNPKYTPYIYETQSSIVLVNKDFTPEHEIKATLIKVDNAYESLAKLLNLYEMSKPKKQGIDSLAFVAPSAKIGENVYIGAFAYIGENTVIGDNTQIYPHTFIGDGVKIGNSCLLYSNVNVYHDCRIGNECILHSGAVIGADGFGFAPTPNGYDKIPQIGIVILEDKVDIGANTCVDRATMGATVVHSGVKLDNLIQIAHNDEIGSHTVMAAQAGIAGSTKVGEWCMIGGQVGIAGHAKIGDKVGLGAQSGVPGDIKSGSQLIGTPPMELKQYFKSSIAQRSLPDMQKELRNLRKEVEELKQLLNK; encoded by the coding sequence ATGGAGTTCTCGGCTAAGCAAATTGCAGCATTTATCCAAGGGGAAATCATTGGAGACGAAAACGCTACGGTACACACATTCGCTAAAATTGAAGAGGGAATGCCCGGAGCAATTTCTTTCCTGTCAAATCCCAAATATACACCTTACATCTACGAGACACAATCAAGCATTGTCCTGGTTAATAAGGACTTCACTCCCGAACACGAAATTAAAGCTACTCTTATCAAAGTAGACAATGCATACGAAAGTCTGGCTAAATTGCTCAATCTTTATGAGATGAGCAAGCCTAAGAAACAAGGTATAGATTCATTAGCTTTTGTTGCACCCAGCGCCAAAATTGGTGAGAATGTATACATCGGTGCTTTTGCCTATATCGGCGAAAATACCGTGATTGGAGATAATACTCAAATTTACCCGCACACTTTCATTGGAGATGGCGTGAAGATAGGCAACAGTTGCCTGCTTTACTCCAATGTAAATGTTTATCATGATTGCCGCATAGGTAATGAATGTATCCTTCATTCGGGTGCAGTGATCGGAGCTGACGGATTTGGTTTTGCTCCCACTCCAAACGGATATGATAAGATTCCGCAAATCGGAATTGTTATTCTGGAAGATAAAGTAGATATAGGTGCTAATACGTGTGTAGACCGTGCTACAATGGGAGCTACGGTAGTACACAGCGGTGTCAAGTTAGACAATCTGATACAAATAGCACACAATGATGAAATAGGTTCGCATACCGTTATGGCTGCGCAAGCCGGAATTGCCGGTTCTACCAAAGTGGGTGAATGGTGTATGATCGGTGGCCAGGTAGGTATTGCAGGACATGCTAAAATAGGAGATAAAGTTGGATTAGGCGCACAATCAGGTGTGCCGGGAGACATCAAGTCCGGTAGCCAGCTTATCGGAACTCCTCCTATGGAACTGAAGCAATATTTCAAATCATCCATTGCACAAAGAAGCCTGCCGGATATGCAGAAAGAACTGCGTAATCTGCGCAAAGAAGTAGAAGAATTAAAACAACTATTAAATAAGTAA